One Zootoca vivipara chromosome 9, rZooViv1.1, whole genome shotgun sequence DNA window includes the following coding sequences:
- the LOC118083470 gene encoding cytochrome P450 4V2 — MVLWAMAPEGARLFSWALALFALLATLLAVLLARLLLDQYWKYTELKPIPGFSPWYPLLGNALLFERDGEAFFRQMMHYFEDFWNISLLQLWVGPLPFVILYHPETIEVVLSSSKHITKSHPYKFLHPWLGTGLLKSTGGKWRSRRKMLTPTFHFTILEDFLDVMNEQANILVQKLEKHVDREPFDCFFYITLCALDVICETAMGKSIGAQHNQDSEYVRAVYRMSVLIQERQRSPWLWPDFLYHMSRDGKEHYNKYLKILHSFTDNVIAEKVQEVKNQERHRSNGEQSRRKVRRAFLDMLLNATDGDGKKLSYLDIREEVDTFMFEGHDTTAAAMNWCIYLLARHPEAQRKVHRELDDVFGDSDRNITMDDLKQLRYLDCAIKEALRLFPSVPFFARTLLEECYIRGFRIPKGVDAFIVPYALHRDPDVFPEPEEFRPERFSPENAAGRHPYAYVPFSAGPRNCIGQRFAQMEEKTILATILRRFCVESTQQRDQLCPVGELILRPNKGIWIQLKRRSSSGS; from the exons ATGGTCCTTTGGGCAATGGCTCCGGAGGGCGCGCGGCTCTTCTCCTGGGCGCTCGCCCTGTTCGCTCTGCTCGCCACGCTGCTGGCCGTCTTGCTCGCCCGCTTGCTGCTCGACCAGTACTGGAAATACACGGAGCTGAAGCCCATCCCGGGGTTCAGTCCCTGGTACCCGCTGCTGGGCAACGCGCTGCTCTTTGAACGCGATGGGGAAG CCTTCTTTCGGCAAATGATGCATTACTTTGAAGACTTCTGGAATATCTCACTGCTACAGCTTTGGGTAGGACCACTGCCCTTTGTCATCTTATATCATCCAGAAACTATAGAG GTTGTTTTGAGTAGCTCTAAGCATATTACAAAATCCCATCCTTACAAGTTTCTGCATCCTTGGCTGGGCACAGGGCTTCTAAAGAG CACTGGAGGCAAATGGCGGTCCCGAAGGAAAATGTTAACACCCACCTTCCATTTCACCATTTTAGAAGATTTCCTTGATGTGATGAATGAACAAGCCAATATCCTTGTTCAGAAACTTGAAAAGCATGTGGACAGGGAGCCATTTGATTGCTTTTTCTACATCACATTGTGTGCCCTTGATGTAATCTGTG AAACAGCTATGGGCAAGAGCATAGGAGCACAACACAATCAGGATTCTGAGTATGTCAGAGCTGTCTACCG GATGAGTGTTCTGATTCAAGAAAGACAGAGGTCTCCTTGGCTCTGGCCTGACTTTCTGTATCATATGTCCAGAGATGGAAAAGAAcattataataaat ACCTGAAGATACTTCACAGCTTTACTGACAAT GTTATTGCAGAAAAAGTTCAAGAAGTAAAAAACCAGGAGCGGCATAGAAGCAACGGTGAGCAAAGCAGGCGCAAAGTCAGGAGAGCGTTTCTcgatatgcttctgaatgccacagATGGCGATGGGAAGAAGTTGAGCTACCTGGACATTCGAGAGGAAGTGGATACATTCATGTTTGAG GGTCATGATACCACTGCTGCAGCAATGAACTGGTGTATTTACTTGCTTGCTCGTCATCCAGAAGCCCAAAGAAAAGTTCACCGTGAACTGGATGATGTTTTTG GGGACTCGGATCGTAACATCACAATGGACGATTTGAAGCAACTACGGTATCTGGATTGTGCTATTAAAGAAGCTCTTCGCCTCTTCCCTTCTGTTCCATTTTTTGCCCGTACACTGCTTGAGGAATGTTATATTA GAGGATTTCGGATACCAAAAGGGGTTGATGCCTTCATTGTGCCCTATGCACTCCATAGAGACCCTGATGTATTCCCAGAGCCTGAGGAATTCAGACCTGAGCGATTTTCCCCTGAGAACGCAGCTGGGAGGCACCCATATGCATATGTGCCTTTCTCTGCTGGGCCCAGGAACTGTATTG GCCAGCGCTTTGCACAGATGGAAGAAAAGACTATTTTAGCCACCATTCTACGGCGCTTTTGTGTAGAAAGTACGCAGCAACGCGATCAACTCTGCCCTGTAGGAGAACTGATTCTTCGTCCAAATAAGGGCATCTGGATTCAGTTGAAAAGGAGATCATCCTCTGGCTCTTAA